A DNA window from Polyodon spathula isolate WHYD16114869_AA chromosome 18, ASM1765450v1, whole genome shotgun sequence contains the following coding sequences:
- the LOC121330608 gene encoding phosphoinositide-interacting protein-like — MSSSNEVDSMSPVRRALQPEPVLAEESSRWVYYHKPIIIMVIGGLLFAAGTVIAFLYFSRVGRVPYALGPVCLSIGLMFLVTGLVWVPVIKQKVRKGLIRDMYSRRLPI, encoded by the coding sequence ATGTCCTCCAGCAATGAGGTGGACTCCATGAGCCCGGTGAGGAGGGCACTGCAGCCTGAGCCAGTCCTGGCGGAGGAGTCCAGCCGCTGGGTTTATTACCACAAGCCCATTATCATCATGGTGATCGGGGGGCTGCTGTTCGCTGCCGGCACAGTGATAGCCTTCCTCTACTTCTCGCGGGTGGGAAGGGTGCCGTACGCATTGGGCCCCGTGTGCCTGTCCATCGGACTTATGTTCCTGGTCACCGGGCTGGTCTGGGTGCCCGTCATCAAACAAAAAGTCCGCAAGGGACTCATTAGGGACATGTATTCCAGGAGATTGCCCATTTAG